The following are encoded in a window of Lacinutrix sp. WUR7 genomic DNA:
- a CDS encoding 1-aminocyclopropane-1-carboxylate deaminase/D-cysteine desulfhydrase, with translation MGLTVEINVSADHQVFVRKTYMNHAFISGNKLNKLKYNIIEAKNQKKTTLLTFGGAFSNHIAAVAAVGKEYGFDTVGVIRGEELASKVNENSTLSFAKQQGMQFHFVSREAFRSKTSDLFIEELKDAFGDFYLIPEGGTNALAVKGCEEIIEKGDEVYDYICCPVGTGGTISGIINASFPHQKILGFPALKGDFLQEEITKFTNGTNWELITDYHFGGYAKIKANLITFINVFTKEYNIPLDPVYTGKMLFGIQDLIAKGFFPKHSKILVIHTGGLQGIEGMNAVLKKKNLPLIV, from the coding sequence ATGGGTTTGACTGTTGAAATTAATGTAAGTGCTGATCATCAGGTTTTTGTGAGAAAAACGTATATGAATCATGCTTTTATTTCAGGAAATAAATTAAATAAGCTGAAGTATAATATCATAGAAGCTAAAAATCAGAAGAAAACTACCTTACTGACTTTTGGGGGTGCTTTTTCAAATCATATTGCTGCTGTTGCTGCGGTGGGCAAAGAATATGGTTTTGATACGGTTGGCGTTATTCGTGGTGAAGAGTTAGCGAGTAAGGTGAACGAAAATTCTACCTTGAGTTTTGCTAAACAACAAGGCATGCAATTTCATTTCGTTTCTCGTGAAGCGTTTAGAAGTAAGACTTCTGATTTATTTATAGAGGAATTAAAAGATGCTTTTGGAGACTTTTATTTAATTCCTGAAGGGGGAACAAATGCTTTAGCTGTTAAAGGTTGTGAAGAGATTATAGAAAAAGGTGACGAAGTGTACGATTATATATGTTGTCCTGTAGGAACTGGTGGAACTATATCTGGAATTATTAACGCGAGTTTTCCGCATCAAAAAATTCTGGGATTTCCAGCATTAAAAGGAGACTTTTTACAAGAAGAAATCACTAAATTTACCAACGGAACAAATTGGGAGTTAATAACGGATTATCATTTTGGAGGTTATGCAAAAATAAAAGCCAACTTAATTACGTTTATTAATGTGTTTACTAAGGAATACAATATTCCTTTAGATCCTGTTTATACAGGAAAAATGCTATTTGGAATTCAAGATTTGATAGCAAAAGGATTTTTTCCGAAGCATTCCAAAATATTAGTCATCCATACTGGAGGGTTACAAGGCATTGAAGGAATGAATGCCGTTTTAAAAAAGAAGAATTTACCATTGATTGTATAA
- a CDS encoding glucosaminidase domain-containing protein, which produces MKKIIIASCISLLMFSCGTSKKTVTKRNKRVVVVKSSEKEPEQENVTTPEIAPNTPEVYANSTEEYVAIYSDIAQDEMRKYGIPASITLAQGILESASGKGRLSVEANNHFGIKCHDWTGAKIYHDDDASQECFRKYNNSKYSFRDHSLFLTGRSRYSKLFDFEKDDYESWAKGLRAAGYATDRKYPVKLISLIERYQLHRFDAEVLGKQADNNDKHTVAKGDTMYSVSKKYKITVKELQELNGLEDTSLFVGQVLFVKPMPKDY; this is translated from the coding sequence ATGAAGAAAATAATTATTGCAAGCTGTATATCGTTATTGATGTTTAGTTGTGGGACAAGTAAAAAAACAGTTACAAAAAGAAATAAAAGAGTTGTAGTGGTTAAAAGTTCTGAAAAAGAACCAGAACAAGAAAATGTAACTACTCCTGAAATTGCACCAAATACTCCTGAAGTTTATGCAAACTCTACCGAAGAGTATGTTGCCATTTATAGTGATATAGCACAAGATGAAATGCGTAAATATGGTATTCCTGCGAGTATTACTTTAGCACAAGGTATTTTAGAATCTGCTTCTGGTAAGGGAAGACTTTCTGTAGAGGCTAATAATCACTTCGGAATTAAATGTCACGATTGGACTGGTGCGAAAATTTATCACGATGATGATGCGTCACAGGAATGTTTTCGTAAATATAACAACTCTAAATATTCCTTTAGAGATCATTCGCTTTTCTTAACCGGTAGAAGTCGTTATAGCAAATTGTTTGATTTTGAAAAAGATGATTATGAATCTTGGGCAAAAGGACTACGCGCTGCAGGGTATGCTACAGATAGAAAGTATCCTGTTAAATTAATTAGTTTAATTGAACGTTACCAATTACATAGATTCGATGCAGAAGTATTAGGGAAGCAAGCAGATAATAATGATAAGCATACAGTGGCAAAAGGAGATACCATGTATTCTGTTTCAAAAAAATATAAAATTACAGTTAAAGAACTTCAAGAATTAAATGGTTTAGAAGATACCAGCTTGTTTGTAGGTCAGGTACTCTTTGTAAAACCAATGCCAAAAGATTATTAA
- the hemL gene encoding glutamate-1-semialdehyde 2,1-aminomutase, with the protein MNYTRSSALFAQAEKVIPGGVNSPVRAFNAVGGTPIFIKEAKGAYLIDEDNNQYIDYINSWGPMILGHAFQPVVDAVVEKTKKGTSFGTPTEIETQIAELAVSMVPNIEMIRFVNSGTEACMSAVRLARGFTGKDKIIKFAGCYHGHSDSFLIQAGSGAVTFGSPNSPGVTAGTAKDTLLATYNDIANVAQIIEVNKGEIACVILEPVAGNMGCIPPKNNFLQELRTLCTANNILLIFDEVMTGFRLAKGGAQELYDVKADIVCFGKVIGGGLPVGAFAANKEIMSYLAPIGPVYQAGTLSGNPLAMAAGLAMLQELNGDAVIYNRLAEKTEYLHKGIAEVLSQNNITHTINRIGSMISVHFAAGEVLDFETSAEGNNETFKKFFHGMLNEGVYIAPSAFETWFITDALTYEDLDKTIRAVDAVAKTL; encoded by the coding sequence ATGAATTATACACGTAGTAGTGCATTATTTGCACAAGCAGAAAAAGTGATTCCTGGGGGAGTGAATTCTCCTGTAAGAGCATTCAATGCTGTAGGAGGAACACCTATATTTATTAAAGAAGCAAAAGGAGCTTACTTAATAGATGAAGACAATAACCAGTATATCGATTATATAAACTCTTGGGGGCCAATGATACTTGGTCACGCTTTTCAGCCTGTTGTAGATGCAGTTGTAGAGAAAACCAAAAAAGGAACTTCTTTTGGAACACCAACAGAGATTGAAACGCAAATTGCAGAATTAGCGGTTTCTATGGTGCCAAATATAGAAATGATTCGTTTTGTGAATTCCGGAACAGAAGCTTGCATGAGTGCAGTGCGTCTTGCTCGTGGTTTTACAGGAAAAGATAAAATTATAAAATTTGCAGGTTGTTATCACGGACATAGTGATTCGTTTTTAATACAAGCAGGAAGTGGTGCTGTTACTTTTGGGTCGCCAAATAGTCCCGGAGTTACTGCAGGTACCGCGAAAGATACTTTGTTAGCGACTTACAATGATATTGCAAATGTTGCTCAAATTATAGAAGTAAATAAAGGAGAAATAGCTTGTGTTATTTTAGAGCCTGTTGCTGGGAATATGGGCTGTATTCCTCCAAAGAATAATTTTTTACAGGAGTTAAGAACGCTTTGTACTGCTAATAATATTCTTTTGATTTTTGATGAGGTTATGACCGGTTTCCGACTCGCAAAAGGTGGTGCACAAGAACTATATGATGTGAAAGCAGATATTGTTTGTTTTGGAAAAGTAATTGGCGGCGGATTGCCAGTTGGTGCATTTGCTGCTAATAAAGAAATTATGAGTTATTTAGCACCTATTGGTCCTGTGTATCAAGCAGGAACTTTAAGTGGTAATCCTCTAGCTATGGCTGCTGGTTTGGCGATGCTACAAGAATTAAATGGAGATGCAGTTATTTATAATCGTCTAGCGGAAAAAACAGAATATTTGCATAAAGGTATTGCTGAAGTATTAAGCCAAAATAATATTACACATACCATAAATAGAATAGGTTCTATGATTTCTGTGCATTTTGCAGCTGGTGAAGTATTAGATTTTGAAACTTCTGCCGAAGGAAATAACGAAACTTTTAAAAAGTTCTTTCATGGAATGTTAAATGAAGGTGTTTACATTGCGCCAAGTGCTTTTGAAACTTGGTTTATTACAGATGCTTTAACGTATGAAGATTTAGATAAAACAATTCGTGCTGTGGACGCAGTTGCTAAAACATTATAA
- the yiaA gene encoding inner membrane protein YiaA, translating into MDYQTTVSGNETKNKKKIKKEAKVFDQKPTNAFIGASWSVLLVGVVAYCIGLWNAGMELNEKGYYFTVLLFGLFSVISVQKAVRDKMENIQVTEMYYSISWFTTIVSITLLVVGLWNADLELSEKGFYAMSFVLSLFAAIAVQKNTRDVAFIDNNSETEEI; encoded by the coding sequence ATGGATTATCAAACAACCGTTTCAGGAAATGAAACAAAAAACAAGAAGAAGATTAAAAAAGAAGCAAAGGTATTCGATCAAAAACCAACCAATGCATTTATTGGTGCATCCTGGTCTGTTTTATTAGTCGGCGTAGTTGCTTATTGCATAGGTTTATGGAATGCAGGAATGGAATTAAACGAAAAAGGCTATTATTTTACCGTTTTACTTTTTGGTTTGTTCTCGGTTATTTCTGTTCAAAAAGCAGTTCGAGACAAAATGGAAAACATTCAGGTCACCGAAATGTATTACAGTATCAGTTGGTTTACAACTATTGTGTCTATTACATTATTAGTGGTAGGTTTATGGAATGCCGATTTAGAACTTAGTGAAAAAGGCTTTTATGCCATGTCCTTTGTTTTGAGTTTGTTCGCAGCAATTGCAGTACAGAAAAACACAAGAGATGTTGCTTTTATAGATAATAACAGCGAAACAGAAGAGATTTAA
- a CDS encoding DUF2157 domain-containing protein → MHSKFIKELPDLIKNEVISKEVALKIESYYRSKEEITPNKLFVVFGVFGSLLVGLGIILILAHNWDQFSRAIKTVFAFLPLVIGQLFVGYSILKKKSQTWKEASGTFLFFAVGASIALVSQIYHLPGDLSSFLLTWMLLCLPVIYLLKSHVLAILHIVFATYFACESGYGYPSSESSPWLYILMIALVLPHYYMLLKQNPKANITSIFNWFIPLSATIVLGAFVETNYSIGFLLYMILFGLLYNIGKIPFFYAQQLRRNGYLIIGSIGTIVILLWTSFTWIWEDLIREVVFFSNEFYIAIALFLGALVVIGYSYYKQWIKEFHLFQYVFIFFSILFFFGFSSETIPTILVNVLLFVLGLITIKIGADRFHFGVLNYGLFIITSLVVCRFFDTNMSFVVRGLLFVTVGFGFFITNYWMLKKQKQILKK, encoded by the coding sequence ATGCACTCAAAATTTATAAAAGAATTACCCGATTTGATTAAAAATGAAGTAATTTCTAAAGAAGTCGCTTTAAAAATCGAATCGTATTATAGATCTAAGGAAGAAATCACACCTAATAAACTATTTGTTGTTTTTGGCGTATTTGGATCCTTATTAGTAGGGCTAGGTATTATTTTAATACTTGCTCATAATTGGGATCAATTTTCAAGAGCTATTAAAACAGTATTTGCTTTTCTACCTTTGGTTATCGGACAACTTTTTGTTGGCTATTCTATCCTAAAAAAGAAAAGCCAAACATGGAAAGAAGCTTCCGGAACCTTTCTCTTTTTCGCTGTTGGTGCTAGTATCGCTTTGGTGAGTCAGATTTATCATCTACCAGGAGATTTAAGTAGCTTTTTATTGACTTGGATGCTACTTTGTTTACCTGTAATTTATTTGCTGAAATCACATGTTTTAGCAATATTACATATTGTTTTTGCAACCTATTTTGCCTGTGAGAGTGGTTATGGCTATCCCTCTTCAGAAAGTTCTCCTTGGTTATACATTCTAATGATTGCTTTGGTTTTGCCACACTACTATATGCTGTTGAAACAAAATCCGAAAGCAAATATTACCTCTATTTTTAATTGGTTTATTCCTTTAAGCGCAACGATTGTTCTTGGTGCATTTGTAGAAACAAATTATAGTATTGGTTTCTTGTTGTATATGATTCTTTTCGGATTGTTATACAATATTGGGAAAATCCCTTTTTTCTATGCGCAGCAATTAAGGCGTAATGGCTATCTTATTATTGGTTCTATAGGAACCATTGTTATTTTGTTATGGACGAGCTTTACATGGATTTGGGAAGATTTAATACGAGAAGTGGTTTTCTTTTCGAATGAGTTTTACATTGCTATTGCTTTATTTTTAGGAGCCCTTGTAGTTATAGGCTATTCGTATTACAAGCAATGGATTAAAGAATTTCATTTATTTCAATATGTCTTTATCTTTTTTAGCATACTCTTTTTCTTCGGATTTTCTTCGGAAACCATACCAACCATTTTGGTGAACGTTTTACTATTTGTCTTAGGATTAATAACCATAAAAATAGGAGCAGACCGCTTTCATTTTGGGGTTTTAAATTACGGGTTATTCATCATAACCAGTTTAGTAGTTTGTAGATTTTTTGATACAAACATGTCTTTTGTAGTAAGAGGATTATTGTTTGTAACTGTTGGTTTCGGATTTTTTATAACCAATTATTGGATGCTTAAAAAGCAAAAACAAATACTTAAAAAATAA
- a CDS encoding GDYXXLXY domain-containing protein, translated as MKTIHLFILFVLVALIQLFVPAQMILNQENTLKEGTAYKFKTQPIDPTDPFRGKYITLRYDINAYPTTDSIWEPQQDVFIYLKTDSLGFAEIDQVSKRPLETTSEYIIAKVNVYDEYQDVLRIHLPFDRFYMKETKAKDAEIAHRKAQRDSLPNNTYALVFVKDGASVLENVFINDIPIADYVVK; from the coding sequence ATGAAAACAATTCACCTATTTATTTTATTCGTACTAGTAGCACTGATACAATTATTTGTGCCTGCTCAAATGATTCTTAATCAAGAAAACACGTTAAAAGAAGGCACAGCCTATAAATTTAAAACGCAGCCTATTGATCCCACAGATCCTTTCCGTGGAAAATATATAACACTGCGTTATGATATAAATGCATACCCAACAACAGATTCTATTTGGGAACCACAACAAGATGTTTTTATCTATCTAAAAACGGATAGCCTAGGGTTTGCAGAAATAGACCAAGTAAGTAAAAGGCCTTTAGAAACAACATCCGAATATATTATAGCAAAAGTGAATGTGTATGATGAATACCAAGATGTACTGCGTATTCATTTGCCTTTTGATCGTTTTTATATGAAAGAAACTAAGGCTAAAGATGCCGAAATTGCACATAGAAAAGCACAACGTGATAGCTTGCCAAATAATACCTATGCTTTAGTTTTTGTTAAGGATGGTGCTTCTGTTTTAGAGAATGTTTTTATAAATGACATTCCTATAGCTGATTATGTGGTAAAGTAA
- a CDS encoding M20/M25/M40 family metallo-hydrolase — protein sequence MKPTFIKTIILFFLSVTMYSQTYNTYFQSVVDNVSASNILADLTSFESFGVKDVGSTNLTTAQNWITARYASLGYTDIVLQPFTYSSGTSNNIIVTKTGTVYPNTYIIIDAHYDTINGPGTNDNGSGTTLLLEIARLLKDIDTEYSIKLIHFSGEEDGLIGSEYYVDNTVNPQNLDIRLIFNIDQVGGVNGETNNTITCEEDRSNPPSNNSASSAMTAILANCIEFYSSLDTDISYAYASDYIPFENNGEIITGLYEYNESSHPHSPTDVLANMDPAFLTEVTKGALGALLEYAASTNPLSSNENTKDAIKIYPNPSNNGIVNLNLLNSNNSNNSITIYDVLGKSVFTKNNLQAVETLNLKRLQKGIYLAVIKSDNKTVTKKLILN from the coding sequence ATGAAACCTACATTTATTAAAACTATTATACTATTCTTTTTAAGCGTTACTATGTATTCTCAAACATACAACACATATTTCCAAAGTGTAGTAGACAATGTTTCAGCTTCTAATATTCTTGCTGACTTAACCAGTTTTGAAAGTTTTGGCGTAAAAGATGTTGGTTCTACTAATTTAACAACTGCCCAAAACTGGATTACTGCACGTTATGCTTCTTTAGGATATACTGATATTGTTTTACAGCCTTTCACCTATTCTTCTGGGACAAGCAATAACATTATTGTTACTAAAACAGGAACGGTTTACCCAAACACCTATATTATTATTGATGCTCATTACGACACCATTAATGGTCCTGGAACAAATGACAATGGTAGTGGTACCACATTATTATTAGAAATAGCGAGGTTACTAAAAGACATAGACACAGAATACTCTATAAAATTAATACATTTTAGTGGAGAAGAAGATGGATTAATTGGTAGTGAGTATTATGTAGATAATACAGTAAATCCTCAAAACTTAGATATTCGTTTGATCTTTAATATTGATCAAGTTGGTGGTGTTAATGGCGAAACAAATAACACAATTACATGCGAAGAAGACAGAAGTAATCCGCCTTCTAACAACAGTGCTTCATCTGCAATGACAGCAATTTTAGCCAATTGTATAGAATTTTACTCTAGTTTAGATACAGATATTTCTTATGCGTATGCTTCCGATTATATTCCTTTTGAAAATAATGGAGAAATAATAACTGGTTTATACGAATATAACGAATCCTCACATCCACACTCACCAACCGATGTATTAGCAAATATGGATCCTGCATTTTTAACCGAAGTTACAAAAGGCGCTTTAGGTGCATTGTTAGAATATGCTGCAAGTACTAATCCGTTAAGCAGTAATGAAAACACAAAAGATGCTATAAAAATATATCCAAATCCGAGTAATAATGGTATTGTAAATCTTAATCTTCTAAATAGCAATAATTCTAATAATTCCATAACCATTTATGATGTTTTAGGAAAATCGGTCTTCACAAAAAACAACTTACAAGCAGTGGAAACATTAAATTTAAAAAGATTACAAAAGGGAATTTACTTGGCGGTTATTAAATCTGATAACAAAACAGTTACAAAAAAATTGATACTTAATTAA